In Modestobacter versicolor, a single genomic region encodes these proteins:
- a CDS encoding YcaO-like family protein, with protein sequence MSTSQRYLDSFPAGVQEFAIEGLDVLDVPLHSAFLPSSPAHPGGSGLGYGATREEARTGALGEMAEMALSIRAHEGLDRVHGSYRELARTEGRDRVADPRTLCLEAGSAYDDDRPLQWLPMTRTRDGEQVLVPAELVVSGPEELPGDPPPGGWLTTVLTNGQGAAFDADRAVTHALLELLQRDGNATTFRAMDQGVVVDLAGLHDPDALALLDRLDAAGIDVLVKLASTEHGVVDVYAVGCSRDSSEPAPMMVTACGEAASPDRDAAVRKALFEFAAARSRKAFMHGPLDAVAAATPPGYLDQWLQGHPPERMVEEDRALQAMLGWTRLGTDRLTELLRGSVLSHRRTVAFTELPTGGGDPAGVLAAEGLDVLVDLQLSLGEAVAAKVVVPGLEAETMSYGRIGEHGVRRLLERGDAPGGGLAAVGADPGGWARVHLTAEAEERLGGPAWFDRAGADRVVGELYALYREPGRHVAALAVAS encoded by the coding sequence GTGAGCACCTCGCAGCGCTACCTGGACTCCTTCCCGGCGGGCGTGCAGGAGTTCGCGATCGAGGGGCTCGACGTCCTCGACGTGCCGCTGCACAGCGCCTTCCTCCCCTCCTCGCCGGCGCACCCCGGCGGCAGCGGGCTGGGCTACGGCGCGACCCGCGAGGAGGCCCGCACCGGCGCGCTCGGCGAGATGGCGGAGATGGCGCTGTCCATCCGCGCCCACGAGGGCCTCGACCGGGTGCACGGCTCGTACCGCGAGCTCGCCCGCACCGAGGGCCGCGACCGGGTGGCCGACCCGCGCACGCTCTGCCTGGAGGCCGGCAGCGCCTACGACGACGACCGGCCGCTGCAGTGGCTGCCGATGACCCGCACCCGGGACGGCGAGCAGGTGCTGGTCCCGGCCGAGCTGGTGGTCTCCGGGCCCGAGGAGCTGCCCGGCGACCCACCGCCCGGCGGCTGGCTCACCACGGTCCTCACCAACGGGCAGGGCGCGGCCTTCGACGCCGACCGGGCGGTCACCCACGCGCTGCTGGAGCTGCTGCAGCGCGACGGCAACGCCACCACCTTCCGGGCGATGGACCAGGGCGTGGTCGTCGACCTGGCCGGGCTGCACGACCCGGACGCGCTGGCGCTGCTCGACCGGCTCGACGCCGCGGGCATCGACGTCCTGGTCAAGCTGGCGAGCACCGAGCACGGGGTGGTCGACGTGTACGCCGTCGGCTGCTCGCGGGACAGCTCGGAGCCCGCCCCGATGATGGTCACCGCCTGCGGGGAGGCGGCCTCGCCCGACCGGGACGCCGCCGTCCGCAAGGCGCTGTTCGAGTTCGCCGCCGCCCGCAGCCGCAAGGCGTTCATGCACGGCCCGCTGGACGCCGTCGCCGCCGCCACCCCGCCGGGCTACCTGGACCAGTGGCTGCAGGGGCACCCGCCCGAGCGGATGGTCGAGGAGGACCGTGCGCTGCAGGCGATGCTCGGCTGGACCCGGCTGGGCACCGACCGGCTGACCGAGCTGCTGCGCGGCTCGGTGCTCTCGCACCGCCGCACGGTCGCCTTCACCGAGCTGCCCACCGGTGGCGGTGACCCGGCCGGGGTGCTGGCCGCCGAGGGCCTGGACGTGCTGGTCGACCTGCAGCTCTCGCTGGGCGAGGCGGTCGCGGCCAAGGTGGTCGTGCCCGGGCTGGAGGCCGAGACGATGTCCTACGGCCGGATCGGTGAGCACGGCGTGCGGCGGCTGCTGGAGCGCGGCGACGCCCCGGGCGGCGGGCTCGCCGCCGTGGGCGCCGACCCGGGTGGCTGGGCGCGGGTGCACCTCACGGCGGAGGCCGAGGAGCGGCTGGGCGGGCCGGCCTGGTTCGACCGGGCGGGTGCCGACCGCGTGGTCGGCGAGCTGTACGCGCTGTACCGCGAACCCGGCCGGCACGTCGCGGCGCTGGCGGTGGCGTCATGA
- a CDS encoding Gfo/Idh/MocA family protein, with the protein MTGVGWGVAGCGWVARDHALPALLQAPGAHLVALHDRDPAAMARMPVEAQRTTDLAAFLTTPGLDAVYVAVPNSAHRQVVEAAAAAGLAVLCEKPLAADVADAEAAVAAADRAGVLLGTAYDQRWHPAHVRLRELVPELGTVTAVRVVYCCWLPADWSPDGGPHDNWRVDPARAGGGAAIDLAPHGLDLAGVLLGEDVVELSALLQNRVQAYGVDDGALLAGRTANGVLVDLHVAYNCPDALPRRRLEVVGTRGMAVAVDTMGQTAGGSLTLLRPEPVDVPFAGTDPFTAQFAAFSAAVGGTAPWPYPAARDLALHRLLVQALDTATDRTGVAP; encoded by the coding sequence GTGACCGGCGTCGGGTGGGGCGTCGCCGGCTGCGGCTGGGTCGCCCGCGACCACGCGCTGCCCGCGCTGCTGCAGGCGCCCGGCGCCCACCTGGTCGCGCTGCACGACCGCGACCCGGCCGCGATGGCCCGGATGCCGGTCGAGGCGCAGCGCACCACCGACCTGGCCGCGTTCCTGACCACCCCCGGGCTGGACGCGGTCTACGTCGCCGTGCCCAACTCCGCCCACCGGCAGGTCGTCGAGGCGGCGGCCGCCGCTGGGCTCGCGGTGCTCTGCGAGAAGCCGCTGGCCGCCGACGTCGCCGACGCGGAGGCCGCCGTCGCCGCGGCCGACCGGGCCGGCGTCCTGCTGGGCACCGCCTACGACCAGCGCTGGCACCCCGCGCACGTCCGGCTGCGCGAGCTGGTGCCCGAGCTGGGCACGGTCACCGCCGTCCGGGTCGTCTACTGCTGCTGGCTGCCGGCCGACTGGTCACCCGACGGCGGCCCGCACGACAACTGGCGGGTCGACCCCGCCCGGGCCGGCGGCGGCGCGGCGATCGACCTGGCACCGCACGGCCTGGACCTGGCCGGCGTGCTGCTCGGCGAGGACGTCGTCGAGCTCTCCGCGCTGCTGCAGAACCGGGTGCAGGCCTACGGCGTCGACGACGGCGCGCTGCTGGCCGGCCGCACCGCGAACGGCGTGCTGGTCGACCTGCACGTCGCCTACAACTGCCCCGACGCCCTCCCCCGCCGCCGGCTCGAGGTGGTCGGCACCCGCGGCATGGCCGTCGCCGTCGACACGATGGGCCAGACCGCCGGTGGGTCGCTCACGCTGCTCCGCCCCGAGCCGGTCGACGTCCCGTTCGCCGGAACCGACCCGTTCACCGCCCAGTTCGCCGCGTTCAGCGCCGCGGTCGGGGGGACGGCGCCCTGGCCGTACCCGGCCGCCCGCGACCTCGCCCTGCACCGCCTGCTCGTGCAGGCCCTCGACACCGCCACCGACCGCACCGGAGTCGCCCCGTGA
- a CDS encoding circularly permuted type 2 ATP-grasp protein, protein MTGSAGVFARYPGSAGDEAVGPDGSVREAYGPVAQVLDGLGGVGVAAVVGAIAQERRMRGVVFGAFVDGRLVERPFPLCPVPRVLSAADWAHLSAGVEQRTRALNAFLADVYRPAGRRRTDPDQHPEVVRAGIVPPWIVAASPGLRPGAVGLAAPGQPRITVSGLDLLHGPDGWVVLEDNLRVPSGIGYALTNRDSGRAALPQLYADAEAAGLVDPGESIALLRAALADAAPPGCPGVPQLGLLTDGPHNSAWFEHQLLAEALGIPVVTPDTLWPTPAGGVAVQVDGERVPVDVLYRRFDEADLGSHLTPSGTPVDVLLGEAVRAGKLALANVPGNGVADDKATYRYVPEMIRFYLGEEPVLATVPTWLLADDDDLAAARDRLHELVVKPVDGYGGQGVVFGPLCSAAELAELQAEVLATPHRFVAQEPVDFSTVPTVVDGLVVPRRADLRVFAVAGSTTQALPALLTRVALAEGSLLVNSSQGGGSKDTWVLPPA, encoded by the coding sequence ATGACCGGGAGCGCCGGCGTCTTCGCCCGGTACCCCGGTTCCGCCGGGGACGAGGCGGTGGGCCCGGACGGCTCGGTGCGCGAGGCCTACGGGCCCGTCGCGCAGGTGCTCGACGGTCTCGGCGGGGTGGGGGTCGCCGCCGTCGTCGGCGCGATCGCCCAGGAGCGCCGGATGCGCGGCGTCGTCTTCGGGGCCTTCGTCGACGGCCGGCTGGTCGAGCGCCCGTTCCCGCTCTGCCCAGTGCCGCGGGTGCTGTCGGCCGCCGACTGGGCGCACCTGTCCGCCGGCGTCGAGCAGCGCACCCGGGCGCTCAACGCCTTCCTCGCCGACGTCTACCGGCCGGCCGGCCGGCGGCGCACCGACCCCGACCAGCACCCGGAGGTGGTCCGCGCCGGGATCGTGCCGCCGTGGATCGTGGCCGCCAGCCCCGGGCTCCGGCCGGGCGCCGTCGGCCTGGCCGCACCCGGTCAGCCGCGGATCACCGTCTCGGGGCTGGACCTGCTGCACGGGCCCGACGGCTGGGTGGTGCTCGAGGACAACCTGCGGGTGCCGTCGGGGATCGGGTACGCGCTCACCAACCGGGACAGCGGCCGGGCCGCGCTGCCGCAGCTCTACGCCGACGCCGAGGCCGCCGGGCTGGTCGACCCGGGGGAGTCGATCGCCCTGCTCCGGGCCGCGCTCGCCGACGCGGCCCCGCCCGGCTGCCCCGGGGTGCCGCAGCTCGGGCTGCTCACCGACGGCCCGCACAACTCGGCCTGGTTCGAGCACCAGCTGCTCGCCGAGGCGCTGGGCATCCCGGTCGTCACCCCGGACACGCTGTGGCCGACGCCGGCCGGCGGGGTGGCGGTGCAGGTCGACGGCGAGCGGGTGCCGGTCGATGTCCTGTACCGGCGGTTCGACGAGGCCGACCTGGGGTCCCACCTGACCCCCAGCGGCACCCCGGTCGACGTGCTGCTCGGCGAGGCGGTGCGCGCCGGGAAGCTGGCGCTGGCCAACGTGCCGGGCAACGGGGTGGCCGACGACAAGGCCACCTACCGCTACGTGCCGGAGATGATCCGCTTCTACCTCGGCGAGGAGCCGGTGCTGGCCACCGTGCCCACCTGGCTGCTGGCCGACGACGACGACCTGGCCGCGGCGCGCGACCGGCTGCACGAGCTGGTCGTCAAGCCGGTCGACGGGTACGGCGGCCAGGGGGTGGTGTTCGGGCCGCTCTGCTCGGCCGCCGAGCTGGCCGAGCTGCAGGCCGAGGTGCTCGCGACCCCGCACCGGTTCGTCGCCCAGGAACCGGTCGACTTCTCCACGGTGCCCACCGTCGTCGACGGCCTGGTCGTGCCGCGGCGGGCCGACCTGCGGGTGTTCGCCGTGGCCGGGTCGACGACCCAGGCGCTGCCGGCGCTGCTGACCCGGGTGGCGCTCGCCGAGGGGTCGCTGCTGGTCAACTCCAGCCAGGGCGGCGGCAGCAAGGACACCTGGGTGCTGCCCCCGGCCTAG
- a CDS encoding PIG-L deacetylase family protein, with protein sequence MRVLAVSPHLDDAAFSAGATLAALAGAGHEVTVVTCFTRSVPDPTGFALACQLDKGLPADADYMALRRAENTAATAVLGVAAVDLDLPEAPHRGYTSAPDLFAGVHPGDDVWREVADRLAGLTADLWLAPQALGGHVDHVQVLRAVAALDRPTLWWRDSPYVLREPDAAPGADLPGGLSPVELPQDAGRRAAACACYATQLGFQFGGEAGMRAALAGSPEPLLAGPAALAVLAGAEAGA encoded by the coding sequence ATGCGCGTGCTCGCGGTCAGCCCGCACCTGGACGACGCCGCGTTCTCCGCCGGCGCGACCCTCGCCGCGCTGGCCGGCGCGGGGCACGAGGTCACCGTGGTCACCTGCTTCACCCGCAGCGTGCCCGACCCCACCGGGTTCGCGCTGGCCTGCCAGCTGGACAAGGGCCTGCCCGCCGACGCCGACTACATGGCGCTGCGCCGGGCGGAGAACACCGCGGCGACGGCGGTGCTCGGCGTCGCCGCGGTCGACCTCGACCTGCCCGAGGCGCCGCACCGCGGCTACACCAGCGCCCCCGACCTCTTCGCCGGCGTCCACCCCGGCGACGACGTGTGGCGCGAGGTCGCCGACCGGCTGGCCGGGCTCACCGCGGACCTCTGGCTGGCGCCGCAGGCCCTGGGCGGCCACGTCGACCACGTCCAGGTGCTGCGCGCGGTCGCCGCGCTGGACCGCCCGACGCTGTGGTGGCGGGACAGCCCCTACGTGCTCCGCGAGCCCGACGCGGCGCCCGGGGCCGACCTGCCCGGCGGGCTGTCCCCGGTCGAGCTGCCGCAGGACGCCGGGCGGCGGGCGGCCGCCTGCGCCTGCTACGCCACCCAGCTGGGCTTCCAGTTCGGCGGGGAGGCGGGGATGCGCGCGGCGCTGGCCGGGTCGCCGGAGCCGCTGCTGGCCGGTCCTGCCGCGCTCGCCGTGCTGGCCGGCGCGGAGGCCGGGGCATGA
- a CDS encoding glycosyltransferase family 4 protein, with translation MRICFVSRRYWPAVSGMSVYAENLLRELVALGHEVVLVSQYRDDEAGTRVYGGGPPPADRVPAGVEVHALPSRGETVVPADWEGDIEEIVRTVVGLHAERPFDVLHAQYGYPPGLAVLEASRRTGVPNLVSIQGGDGHWVGTCCGTHAEAMRTVLDHAGAALIGSASFRDEVVGNLGTDPARFTIVPGATDTGRFTPGDRPLGSLGDPPVLLFHGRVDRRKGVLDLLEALPDGVRLVVSGIGPDLDEARARADGRTTFLGYVPPDEAPAVYRTADVFVSPTYSEGFSNTLLEAMASGLPTVSTDSVGVVDCLRHEENGLLHEPGDVAGLRKELDRLLSDAELRSRLATTALEEVRRLYSWPVLARSIDEVCTGLAGTAPDLDWELPATADPTCRFRAAAHLL, from the coding sequence ATGAGGATCTGCTTCGTCAGCCGCCGCTACTGGCCGGCGGTCAGCGGCATGAGCGTCTACGCCGAGAACCTGCTCCGCGAGCTGGTCGCCCTGGGCCACGAGGTGGTGCTGGTCAGCCAGTACCGCGACGACGAGGCGGGCACCCGGGTCTACGGCGGTGGCCCGCCGCCCGCCGACCGGGTGCCGGCCGGGGTCGAGGTGCACGCGCTGCCCAGCCGCGGCGAGACCGTCGTCCCGGCCGACTGGGAGGGCGACATCGAGGAGATCGTGCGCACCGTCGTCGGCCTGCACGCCGAGCGGCCCTTCGACGTGCTGCACGCCCAGTACGGCTACCCGCCGGGCCTGGCGGTGCTCGAGGCGTCGCGGCGGACCGGGGTGCCGAACCTGGTGAGCATCCAGGGCGGCGACGGCCACTGGGTCGGCACCTGCTGCGGCACGCACGCCGAGGCCATGCGCACGGTGCTCGACCACGCCGGCGCGGCGCTGATCGGCAGCGCCAGCTTCCGCGACGAGGTGGTGGGCAACCTCGGCACCGACCCGGCCCGCTTCACGATCGTGCCGGGCGCGACCGACACCGGCCGGTTCACCCCGGGCGACCGCCCGCTGGGCAGCCTCGGCGACCCGCCGGTGCTGCTCTTCCACGGCCGGGTCGACCGGCGCAAGGGCGTGCTCGACCTGCTCGAGGCGCTGCCGGACGGCGTCCGGCTCGTCGTCTCCGGCATCGGCCCGGACCTGGACGAGGCGAGGGCGCGCGCCGACGGCCGCACCACCTTCCTCGGCTACGTGCCGCCCGACGAGGCGCCGGCGGTGTACCGCACGGCCGACGTGTTCGTCAGCCCCACCTACAGCGAGGGGTTCAGCAACACCCTGCTGGAGGCGATGGCCAGCGGGCTGCCCACGGTGAGCACCGACAGCGTCGGCGTCGTCGACTGCCTGCGGCACGAGGAGAACGGGCTGCTGCACGAACCCGGCGACGTCGCCGGGCTGCGCAAGGAGCTGGACCGGCTGCTGTCCGACGCCGAGCTGCGCAGCCGGCTGGCCACCACCGCGCTGGAGGAGGTCCGCCGGCTCTACTCGTGGCCGGTGCTGGCCCGCAGCATCGACGAGGTCTGCACCGGGCTGGCCGGCACCGCCCCGGACCTGGACTGGGAGCTGCCCGCGACGGCCGACCCGACGTGCCGGTTCCGGGCCGCGGCGCACCTGCTCTGA
- a CDS encoding sugar phosphate isomerase/epimerase family protein, translating into MSLRYAYNTNGLTSHRLDDALSFLADTGYAGVALTLDVHHLDPFAEDAFAQAERVRARCDALGLGVVVETGARFLLDPRVKHEPTLVNPTPEGRDRRLAYLRLACDLAEVLQAEAVSFWAGVPQPGVDRDQARGWLVDGVRALVDSHGGRSYALAVEPEPGMLVEDADDWAALAAEVPGLTLALDTGHCVVSGRYAPEEAVTAFAAQLGTVAVEGMRRGVHDHLPLDEGDVDLPAVLAALRGTGYDRLVTLELSRDGHRAHQMVPRSIELLRKAEG; encoded by the coding sequence ATGAGCCTGCGCTACGCCTACAACACCAACGGGCTGACGTCGCACCGGCTGGACGACGCGCTGTCGTTCCTGGCCGACACCGGCTACGCGGGCGTGGCGCTGACCCTGGACGTGCACCACCTCGACCCGTTCGCGGAGGACGCGTTCGCCCAGGCCGAGCGGGTGCGCGCCCGCTGCGACGCCCTCGGCCTGGGTGTCGTCGTGGAGACCGGCGCGCGCTTCCTGCTCGACCCGCGGGTCAAGCACGAGCCCACCCTGGTCAACCCGACCCCGGAGGGCCGGGACCGCCGGCTGGCCTACCTGCGGCTGGCCTGCGACCTGGCCGAGGTGCTGCAGGCCGAGGCGGTCAGCTTCTGGGCCGGCGTGCCGCAGCCCGGCGTCGACCGCGACCAGGCCCGGGGGTGGCTGGTCGACGGTGTCCGGGCGCTGGTCGACAGCCACGGCGGCCGGTCCTACGCGCTGGCCGTCGAGCCCGAGCCGGGGATGCTCGTCGAGGACGCCGACGACTGGGCGGCGCTCGCCGCCGAGGTGCCGGGCCTGACCCTGGCGCTGGACACCGGGCACTGCGTGGTGAGCGGCCGGTACGCCCCCGAGGAGGCGGTCACCGCCTTCGCCGCGCAGCTGGGCACGGTCGCCGTCGAGGGGATGCGCCGCGGCGTGCACGACCACCTGCCCCTCGACGAGGGCGACGTCGACCTGCCCGCGGTGCTCGCCGCGCTGCGCGGCACCGGCTACGACCGGCTGGTGACGCTCGAGCTGTCCCGCGACGGCCACCGGGCGCACCAGATGGTGCCCCGCTCGATCGAACTGCTCAGGAAGGCCGAGGGATGA
- a CDS encoding MBL fold metallo-hydrolase, giving the protein MSTADTNPYRGLLPDLPAFACTNCGHWQRWPAPGPQVCPVCADVRNALPEHGFEFVTPKQADELVTGFWRPTAVAGITEFGTEPRFGLDSRGWVIETDAGLVGFECAPWYTPEMLAELRRMSAAKGGFDVLAASHVHGYGALWQLQLELEPATVCVGVRDLEWTKAFRVTWPADDVLELAPDLTLHRTGGHFAGHSVLHDSRRGVLFCGDSLKVDLDADGNPVGLSAHKAFHAQIPLSHGELREYLAVVAELDFEAVATPFELVRGVTTDHVVHLVQRLLSGRPDAAPIALAEL; this is encoded by the coding sequence GTGAGCACTGCCGACACCAACCCCTACCGCGGCCTGCTGCCGGACCTGCCCGCCTTCGCCTGCACCAACTGCGGGCACTGGCAGCGCTGGCCGGCACCGGGCCCGCAGGTCTGCCCGGTCTGCGCCGACGTGCGCAACGCGCTGCCCGAGCACGGCTTCGAGTTCGTCACGCCGAAGCAGGCCGACGAGCTGGTGACCGGCTTCTGGCGGCCCACCGCGGTCGCCGGGATCACCGAGTTCGGCACCGAGCCCCGGTTCGGGCTGGACAGCCGCGGCTGGGTGATCGAGACCGACGCCGGGCTGGTCGGCTTCGAGTGCGCCCCCTGGTACACGCCGGAGATGCTGGCCGAGCTGCGCCGGATGTCCGCGGCGAAGGGCGGGTTCGACGTGCTGGCCGCCAGCCACGTGCACGGCTACGGCGCGCTGTGGCAGCTGCAGCTCGAGCTGGAGCCGGCGACGGTCTGCGTCGGGGTGCGCGACCTGGAGTGGACCAAGGCCTTCCGGGTGACCTGGCCGGCCGACGACGTCCTCGAGCTCGCCCCCGACCTCACCCTGCACCGCACCGGCGGCCACTTCGCCGGCCACTCGGTGCTGCACGACAGCCGGCGCGGCGTGCTGTTCTGCGGCGACTCGCTCAAGGTCGACCTGGACGCCGACGGCAACCCGGTCGGCCTCTCCGCGCACAAGGCCTTCCACGCCCAGATCCCGCTGTCCCACGGCGAGCTGCGCGAGTACCTGGCGGTCGTCGCCGAGCTGGACTTCGAGGCCGTGGCCACGCCGTTCGAGCTGGTCCGGGGCGTGACCACCGACCACGTCGTCCACCTGGTGCAGCGGCTGCTGTCCGGCCGGCCGGACGCCGCCCCGATCGCGCTGGCCGAGCTGTGA
- the galE gene encoding UDP-glucose 4-epimerase GalE produces MTWLVTGGAGYIGAHVVHAMVAAGERVVVLDDLSTGDAGRLDGLPAVPLVVGSVRDRGLVRRVLREHGVRGVVHVAGKKQVAESVADPLTYYAENVAGLVALLEGCRAKGVTRFVFSSSAAVYGTPDVDPVPEDAPCRPLSPYGRTKLAGEWLLRDCAAAWGLAATSLRYFNVAGAAHPRLGDTGAANLVPLVFAALDAGHPPVVLGDDHATPDGTGVRDYVHVADVAAAHLAAARALTAGSPGGTYNVGRGVGCSVRDVLRVVAEVTGADTTPTVAGRRPGDPASVVAAVGHARRELGFTARRDLHDMVGSAWTAWRRLSADAVRG; encoded by the coding sequence ATGACCTGGCTGGTCACCGGCGGTGCCGGCTACATCGGGGCGCACGTCGTGCACGCGATGGTGGCGGCCGGGGAGCGGGTGGTCGTGCTCGACGACCTCTCCACCGGGGACGCCGGCCGGCTCGACGGCCTGCCCGCGGTGCCGCTGGTCGTCGGTTCGGTCCGCGACCGGGGGCTGGTCCGCCGGGTGCTGCGCGAGCACGGGGTCCGGGGCGTGGTGCACGTCGCGGGCAAGAAGCAGGTCGCCGAGTCCGTCGCCGACCCGCTCACCTACTACGCCGAGAACGTGGCGGGCCTGGTCGCCCTGCTGGAGGGCTGCCGGGCGAAGGGCGTCACCCGGTTCGTGTTCTCCAGCAGCGCCGCCGTCTACGGCACGCCCGACGTCGACCCGGTGCCCGAGGACGCGCCGTGCCGGCCGCTGTCGCCCTACGGGCGCACCAAGCTGGCCGGCGAGTGGCTGCTGCGCGACTGCGCCGCCGCGTGGGGGCTGGCCGCCACCTCGCTGCGGTACTTCAACGTCGCCGGCGCCGCGCACCCCCGGCTCGGCGACACCGGCGCCGCCAACCTCGTGCCGCTGGTCTTCGCCGCCCTGGACGCCGGCCACCCGCCGGTGGTCCTCGGCGACGACCACGCCACGCCGGACGGCACCGGCGTGCGGGACTACGTGCACGTCGCCGACGTCGCGGCCGCCCACCTCGCCGCGGCCCGGGCGCTGACCGCCGGCTCCCCCGGGGGCACCTACAACGTCGGCCGTGGGGTCGGCTGCAGCGTGCGCGACGTGCTGCGGGTGGTCGCCGAGGTGACCGGTGCGGACACCACGCCCACGGTGGCCGGCCGCCGGCCCGGCGACCCGGCGAGCGTGGTCGCCGCGGTCGGCCACGCCCGGCGCGAGCTCGGCTTCACCGCCCGGCGCGACCTGCACGACATGGTCGGCAGCGCCTGGACCGCCTGGCGCCGGCTGTCGGCCGACGCCGTCCGGGGCTAG
- a CDS encoding methyltransferase domain-containing protein, whose protein sequence is MSASTVTTAGVPVVDGIPFARAGREELRDRVAGLVADGEVDRARVALLADSDDWWTEPPPPDEQLARVPAATTLREAMALLGMGRVGDYFAHRWSDPTHLAVLALVGQHWPGDRPVVDVACGIGTQLRELSRRGVRDLLGLDVVWSKLWLAQRFVCPGARYVCADLTAAPDLHVPQPAYVTCHDAFYFLRDKPAAAAAMHALAGPGGTVVVGHAHVADPHGAPLPPDEYARLLGATVLYDDAELTRSLLERRAPRPAPAEELAGSEAIGLVAGDLRGPAPADLGEPLGPLRPNPLYVDGGLRWPSERYAAEYGPRSGHLPARWPEPLPADAARRRLLVDLPEQW, encoded by the coding sequence GTGAGCGCGTCGACGGTCACGACGGCCGGCGTGCCGGTCGTCGACGGCATCCCGTTCGCCCGCGCCGGGCGGGAGGAGCTCCGGGACCGGGTCGCCGGGCTGGTGGCCGACGGCGAGGTCGACCGGGCCCGGGTGGCGCTGCTCGCCGACTCCGACGACTGGTGGACCGAGCCGCCGCCCCCGGACGAGCAGCTCGCCCGGGTGCCGGCCGCGACGACCCTGCGCGAGGCGATGGCCCTGCTGGGCATGGGCCGGGTCGGCGACTACTTCGCCCACCGCTGGTCCGACCCCACGCACCTGGCCGTGCTGGCCCTGGTCGGGCAGCACTGGCCCGGCGACCGGCCGGTGGTCGACGTTGCCTGCGGCATCGGCACCCAGCTGCGCGAGCTCTCCCGCCGCGGGGTGCGCGACCTGCTCGGCCTGGACGTCGTGTGGTCCAAGCTCTGGCTCGCCCAGCGCTTCGTCTGCCCCGGGGCGCGGTACGTCTGCGCCGACCTGACCGCCGCACCGGACCTGCACGTGCCGCAGCCGGCGTACGTCACCTGCCACGACGCCTTCTACTTCCTCCGCGACAAGCCGGCCGCCGCGGCCGCGATGCACGCGCTGGCCGGCCCCGGCGGCACGGTCGTCGTCGGCCACGCGCACGTCGCCGACCCGCACGGCGCGCCGCTGCCGCCCGACGAGTACGCCCGGCTGCTGGGGGCCACCGTGCTCTACGACGACGCGGAGCTCACCCGCTCGCTCCTGGAGCGCCGCGCGCCCCGCCCGGCGCCGGCCGAGGAACTGGCCGGCAGCGAGGCGATCGGCCTGGTCGCCGGCGACCTCCGCGGGCCGGCACCGGCCGACCTGGGCGAGCCGCTCGGGCCGCTGCGCCCCAACCCGCTCTACGTCGACGGCGGGCTGCGCTGGCCCAGCGAGCGGTACGCCGCCGAGTACGGCCCGCGGTCGGGGCACCTGCCGGCGCGCTGGCCGGAGCCGCTGCCGGCCGACGCCGCCCGCCGCCGGCTGCTGGTCGACCTGCCGGAGCAGTGGTGA